From one Montipora capricornis isolate CH-2021 chromosome 10, ASM3666992v2, whole genome shotgun sequence genomic stretch:
- the LOC138019071 gene encoding uncharacterized protein, with protein sequence MGNNNCKQCTTSVFENEEDEETWFEWIESRKEASSNQNIISPKARPWPVQPLAFQADTINRQKKSRSKPALNLFTEGTHALKGLHLANSEDDRPSLQSVADNNNSPRKNGFRGDEDSIYPHLFPDFPAGEVNISLKYEKSSNRLKVCVVKARNLCCKAPDEKKQDRCGVSCSDLYLMLSLMSGQKILQSFRTSKKKGNSDILFYENYSFDLTSLHLFELSLRLTAMHCCKHVINTDHVIGYVDTDDNSNETSFGSHWLEVITCSGRKINRWHTLWC encoded by the exons ATGGGGAATAACAATTGTAAACAATGTACTACTTCGGTTTTCGAGaacgaagaagacgaagaaacATGGTTCGAATGGATAGAATCGCGGAAAGAGGCGAGCAGTAATCAAAACATCATTTCCCCGAAAGCAAGGCCATGGCCGGTTCAGCCATTGGCTTTCCAAGCAGACACGATCAACAGACAAAAGAAATCAAGATCAAAACCcgctttgaatttgtttacggAAGGAACTCATGCTCTCAAAGGGCTTCATTTAGCGAACTCTGAAGACGATCGACCTTCGCTTCAAAGTGTTGCAGATAACAATAATTCGCCGAGGAAGAATGGATTCCGAGGCGATGAAGACTCGATTTATCCGCAT CTATTTCCAGATTTTCCAGCTGGAGAGGTGAATATATCGTTGAAGTATGAGAAGAGTTCAAATCGGTTAAAAGTGTGTGTTGTCAAAGCCAGAAACCTCTGCTGTAAAGCTCCTGACGAAAAGAAACAGGATAGATGTGGTGTGAGCTGTTCAG ATTTGTACTTGATGTTGTCCTTGATGAGCGGACAGAAGATTTTGCAATCATTTCGAACTTCAAAGAAGAAAGGGAACAGTGATATACTGTTTTACGAGAATTATTCGTTCGACCTCACATCTCTTCACTTGTTTGAATTGTCATTACGGTTGACTGCAATGCACTGCTGCAAACACGTCATCAATACAGATCACGTGATTGGGTACGTGGATACGGATGACAATTCAAACGAGACGTCGTTTGGCAGTCATTGGCTGGAAGTAATCACGTGCTCGGGAAGGAAGATCAATAGATGGCACACACTTTGGTGTTAG